The Drosophila bipectinata strain 14024-0381.07 chromosome 3L, DbipHiC1v2, whole genome shotgun sequence region CAACTGTGATAACATTTATATATGTAATCAGAATTTCACAATATTCAGAAAAGTATGTGAAAAGTTCTAGCAACATATCGTAGATATGATTTTTCGACATAATGATAATAATTCTTCTATGTGTATTTGTTGCTTACATTGTAAGTTCCCAGGCCCAGTATTGGCATCTCATAACCATTGTTCAGCTTGACAGTCGGAGCGAGCTTCATCTTGAAAGGAAATTAATAGATTAATtcaaaagaataaaaattggCAAGCCGCTTATAAAGATAGTGTGACAGCACACGGTACCGCGCCAAAACCCAAAGCTTTTCACAACAGGTGTTTCCGATAACAGTACCGAttgtaattataaaaataaatataaatcataACAGTTTAacttttatgtattttaattttatatttaccATTGAACCTTTGGAATAAAAAGAtaatacaaattattaataagtGTAAAGCAGAgtgtaaaaaaatgtatgtattttacatgtaaaaaatgcaaaatacaTTGATAAGGATTTTGGCATTTTACAGCACTGTTTTAGTAATTGTACCAAAAACAGGtgttacaacaaaaaattttccTCTCTAAGCTAAACaaaagtttattattaaatatggaagtAACTTATTGTAAAAACAAGTATAGTTAATATGGATTGATTAACTGTCCACCACGTAAAACGTTGGATCTCACCCAAAAACGAATTGATATAATTCCAAAGATAAGTCGAGTGAAAAAAGGCATGTAAACAAATCAATTTTAGAAGTGAAGATGATTAACATTCATCCTCTAGGCAATAATGAGTCACATAGGCCTAAACGATGCACAACAGTCTCAGGATGCCACTCCAGACTTGGAATCTTTTACGGGTTTCGGTAACTCCGCCGCCGAGGCTTTCATACAGAGTCTAGCTGGAATGGTGAATCAGGGTGATGTGGAAAACATGATAAGGGCACAAAAGCAAATGCAagtcaaaataaatattttaatttgaaactgaattaatttttaaatttcttataGGCTTCAGCGTTTTGAGAAAACCAATGAAATGCTGCTTAACTGCAACGCCCTCTCCCAGAGTCGACTGAAAAACGCTACCGAGGATTTCAAGCGACATGTTAAGTGTCTTAATGAGATGAAAAAGGATCTAGACTACATATTCCGCAAGATTCGAGTCATCAAGCAGAAGTTGCAGCAGCAATATCCCACTATTTACGCTGAAGTTCAACCACAAAGAAGCAGCTTGGCCGAGGAGGCGGAAGAAGAGGCTTGCGCTCGGAAACCAGCCGAGAATCCAAAACCCACTGCTGCTTCAGGGACAAAGAAGAATGCAGCCACTATTGAATACGTGCAAATGGAGGAGGCTGTGGATAATGGAACTGTGGAGATCGAAAATGAACTCATAAAGCGAGTGTGCTCCGTGGAAACGGCCAATCCCAATGACTCCTCCGACTGTACATCCGAGGATACAGGTTAATCAATACATACGTCTTTAAATAGTTTTACTTTTAGcataaacaataaattattGGCTTAAAATATAATCTGGTACTTGTACTGCTTTGGTACTTTCGAGATAAGGACGCGTCCGTCGTAGCTGAGCGATGCGAAAATCCACGGATCCACATTACTCCACTCTGCACAGTAAACAGAGTCCTCGTGCTGGTCGAAAGTTTGTAGGAGACCATCGGGCAACAATTTGTGGCGCTCCTCTGCCTCAGTACCACTAAAATTCGTGTCGTCAAGCCCGGTTTGCGCCTGAGTCTCAGAGCTGACAGATCCGGCACAAGTGAGAAGCACCTTGCAATCGCTGGAGCTGGAAAGCAAGAGCTGGTCGTGGAATGTATTAAATCGCACTGACCAAACCCAGTGCGAGTGGTCGCTGCGCTCAAACACCGGCGACTTGGGCATCCTGCAGTCCCAAATCCGCAAGTAGCCGTCATCGCCACCGGTGACTAGGTGACACTGTTTGTTGGGATTGCAGTCCAGATCGCGAACCATCTGTCCGTGAGCGTCGCTGATGCTCCAGGCGCAGTGCTGGGTGTCTCGCACGTCGTAAGCACTTAAGTTACCTTCGTGCAGGGCCAGGAACTGATGACCCTGATGGTGGTGCGACCACTTGCCGTTGGTAAAGTTCAGCGAGTGCTTGCTTGCCGAACCACTTGTTGGAACTTCGGCCACCACTCGAGTGGAGGATTCGGCTCGCTGCATCACAGCCAGCTTGTTGTCCACCACACAGGCAAGAGTTTGATCCTGGCTTGGATGAAACTCAACCGTTTTAACCCTCTCTCCAAGAGATTCCGTATTCAGTTGTTCCACGTTCTCCCATGGCAGATACTCCGATTTGAGCTGCTCGGCATCCGTGGGATTAAGATTCTCTGGAAGCGTTAGCAGTGCTGCTTGAGTCAACACCTGAGCTCCTTTTTGTACATTGTAAACGGATGTCAGCAAACGAGAATTGTGGGGACAGCTGTTCAGTTTCCAAACTTCTCCAAGGGCATGCTCGAAAACCTAAAAGATAATCCTTTTACAATCATCTTccttagtttttattattacctTAGATTGCACTGTTCCCTGCTCCTCTTCGAACTGAATTAGGTGCACCTGATTCGTTGGCTTCAAGGAGTTTGTTGCTATGAAGAAGCATACGTCATTACTCTCACCGTATTGGGGAGTTAGAGCACGGGCTTGCAGCTCTAGCCCATATATAAGGCTGTTTTCATCCATTTTTGTAAGATTACTTTATTGTTTTGATGGAAATAAATACATAGGTACGTGTTAAGAAAAGTACAAATACGAATGGTACCTAACAGTGTTGAAAAACATCAAACAaaacataataatttaaataaaatatgagtattattaatgcatttttattaTGAATCTTGTATAATGAACataatgtattatttattttataaataatgaatatacttatatatatgaCAACAATTCTTACAATGAATTAAATCGAAATGCACTTGATTTGATGAGGATTTATAAAATACGCCAtcatttttaccttttttttatgaagttgtaacaaatttacatttttaaaccTCATAAATCTTCGCTTCAATGTAAACTCAGTATTTTGtgatgaaatttttaaaatagtaaCCGTTTTAACGGTCGTTTCGTTCTGAAAAGTCAAAAATTTATCGATAGTTTCAGTTTCTGACTGGCACTGCCAAATACAACCTTGTGCACGCCCAAAGCAACATTTTTTCTCcttccattttgttttcgaataaaaaagtaaagcgtagccaagcacacacacaaaagtgaaaaaatagaTTCGTAGGAGTAACAGACGCGATTTCCGATTTACAACTTCCGACCACAACAAAATTGCCACTCAACAGTGTATAGTGAATTTCTCAAGAGGAAAAGGCACCAAATTTGCAGAGCACCTTGCCATTGAATCAAATACGAGTCGAATTCCAGGACGCCATGGCTCAGAACAT contains the following coding sequences:
- the LOC108127540 gene encoding kxDL motif-containing protein CG10681, whose translation is MSHIGLNDAQQSQDATPDLESFTGFGNSAAEAFIQSLAGMVNQGDVENMIRAQKQMLQRFEKTNEMLLNCNALSQSRLKNATEDFKRHVKCLNEMKKDLDYIFRKIRVIKQKLQQQYPTIYAEVQPQRSSLAEEAEEEACARKPAENPKPTAASGTKKNAATIEYVQMEEAVDNGTVEIENELIKRVCSVETANPNDSSDCTSEDTG
- the LOC108127539 gene encoding EARP and GARP complex-interacting protein 1, with translation MDENSLIYGLELQARALTPQYGESNDVCFFIATNSLKPTNQVHLIQFEEEQGTVQSKVFEHALGEVWKLNSCPHNSRLLTSVYNVQKGAQVLTQAALLTLPENLNPTDAEQLKSEYLPWENVEQLNTESLGERVKTVEFHPSQDQTLACVVDNKLAVMQRAESSTRVVAEVPTSGSASKHSLNFTNGKWSHHHQGHQFLALHEGNLSAYDVRDTQHCAWSISDAHGQMVRDLDCNPNKQCHLVTGGDDGYLRIWDCRMPKSPVFERSDHSHWVWSVRFNTFHDQLLLSSSSDCKVLLTCAGSVSSETQAQTGLDDTNFSGTEAEERHKLLPDGLLQTFDQHEDSVYCAEWSNVDPWIFASLSYDGRVLISKVPKQYKYQIIF